A part of Ammoniphilus sp. CFH 90114 genomic DNA contains:
- a CDS encoding transporter substrate-binding protein: MISFRIGLLFSLTGTTSTTEQGQFRTAQYALEEYNCKKGPHNLNITFELRNIQSDPQICYQQALALAKEGIKIFIGCYTSACRKAILPVLEQYECLLVYPTLYEGQEIHPNVIYIGEVPNQQIVSILQYILPSIGKKIYLIGNDYIYPRYTNQQIRQLLLELNGTVVDEKYVPLGHKLFTTFLQEIERLKPDAIISTLVGESILHFYQQYYELNLNPKQIPIFSPITTELEIKKMGPKYAAGHYSGVSYFQSIENLDNHVFVKGMKDKFGEDTVVSSVMCSTYIGVNMIFEALSVSGTAEVEKILKFLYGRTFPSPCGPVQMNRNHHLSRKVWIGQANLQGQFDILWSSDQPIVAKPLLNETIYQNKVEFEEDQWRAIMDLWGKISPEAILVIDEDNKVIYVSREAFSHVRAKVGELISDHELNELSYYHESEVHPLGTSRFIRLLQKRKDSADTPLLQEFQFDRIRTRNPLFKKELSIAKIASESDANVLILGDTGTGKEVMARAIHQQSSRKEGPFIAVNAGAIPRELIASELFGYIEGAFTGSRKGGGIGKFEAAHRGTLFLDEIGEMPLELQVTLLRVLEDRKVVRIGDHKERHIDVRIIAATNRHLVEEIAFKGSFRSDLFYRLNVFMINIPALQQRSEDIEILALQFLREFHKYYKKGPLSLSPEVLKVLKTHSWPGNIRELRNIMERSFLLAKEEKAVELSHLPDVLRKHISTPIRSIVNLKDIEKETIQKALQEASSISEAARKLGITRATLYRKMNHWNIKICSKVDRNLSF, from the coding sequence ATGATATCTTTTCGTATTGGTCTACTTTTTTCTCTCACAGGTACTACTTCCACAACAGAGCAAGGACAATTTCGAACCGCTCAATATGCCCTGGAAGAATATAATTGTAAAAAGGGACCTCATAACCTGAATATTACCTTTGAATTACGTAACATTCAGTCGGATCCGCAAATTTGTTATCAGCAAGCTTTGGCATTAGCGAAGGAAGGGATCAAAATATTTATTGGTTGCTATACTTCAGCATGTCGGAAAGCAATTCTTCCCGTATTAGAGCAATATGAGTGTTTACTTGTATATCCTACTCTATATGAAGGTCAAGAAATCCACCCCAACGTCATTTACATAGGAGAGGTCCCTAACCAGCAAATTGTTTCAATTTTACAATATATCTTGCCTTCCATTGGAAAGAAGATATATTTGATTGGTAACGACTATATCTATCCTCGATACACCAATCAGCAAATTAGACAGCTCCTACTAGAACTAAATGGAACGGTCGTGGATGAGAAATATGTTCCCCTTGGGCACAAGCTTTTCACTACATTCCTACAAGAAATAGAAAGACTAAAACCTGATGCCATTATTTCCACCCTGGTAGGAGAAAGCATTTTACATTTTTATCAGCAATACTATGAATTAAACCTCAATCCCAAGCAGATTCCGATTTTTAGTCCAATTACGACTGAACTTGAAATTAAAAAGATGGGCCCAAAGTATGCTGCAGGTCATTATAGTGGTGTGAGCTATTTTCAATCCATAGAGAATTTAGATAACCATGTCTTCGTTAAAGGAATGAAAGATAAATTCGGGGAGGATACAGTCGTTTCCTCGGTAATGTGCAGTACCTATATTGGAGTGAATATGATCTTCGAAGCTCTTTCTGTGTCAGGAACCGCAGAGGTAGAGAAAATATTAAAGTTTCTATATGGACGAACCTTCCCTTCCCCCTGCGGACCTGTGCAGATGAATCGAAATCACCATCTTTCTCGAAAAGTTTGGATTGGACAAGCAAACTTACAAGGGCAATTTGATATCTTGTGGAGTTCTGACCAGCCTATTGTTGCCAAGCCCTTGCTCAATGAAACAATCTATCAGAATAAGGTAGAGTTTGAAGAAGATCAGTGGAGAGCTATCATGGACTTATGGGGGAAAATCTCTCCTGAAGCAATTTTAGTGATAGACGAGGACAATAAAGTAATATACGTCAGTCGGGAAGCTTTTTCTCATGTCCGGGCGAAAGTAGGGGAACTTATCTCTGATCATGAGCTAAATGAACTATCTTATTATCATGAGAGTGAAGTACATCCTCTTGGGACCTCTCGGTTCATCCGACTCTTGCAAAAAAGAAAAGATAGCGCAGATACGCCACTTCTCCAAGAGTTTCAGTTCGATAGAATTCGGACTCGTAATCCTCTCTTTAAAAAGGAGCTTTCAATAGCTAAAATTGCCTCAGAGAGTGACGCCAACGTCCTCATTCTGGGGGACACCGGTACAGGGAAAGAAGTAATGGCTAGGGCTATCCACCAGCAGAGCTCAAGAAAGGAAGGGCCTTTTATAGCAGTAAACGCTGGTGCCATCCCTCGTGAACTTATTGCCAGTGAGCTATTTGGTTATATTGAAGGTGCTTTTACCGGCTCAAGAAAAGGCGGTGGAATCGGTAAATTTGAGGCTGCACATAGGGGAACTCTGTTTCTAGATGAGATCGGGGAGATGCCTCTTGAGTTGCAAGTAACCCTGCTTCGTGTATTGGAGGACCGTAAAGTCGTTCGAATCGGAGATCATAAGGAAAGACATATAGATGTTAGAATTATCGCCGCGACCAATCGTCACTTGGTGGAAGAGATTGCCTTCAAAGGATCTTTTCGATCAGATTTATTCTACCGTCTTAACGTCTTCATGATTAATATTCCTGCTTTGCAACAGCGATCCGAAGACATTGAGATCTTAGCCCTGCAATTTCTAAGAGAGTTTCATAAATATTATAAGAAAGGACCATTATCTCTATCCCCCGAGGTGCTTAAAGTCTTAAAGACACATTCCTGGCCTGGTAACATCCGTGAATTGCGAAATATTATGGAGCGCTCCTTCCTGCTGGCTAAAGAAGAGAAAGCTGTTGAACTCTCTCACCTGCCCGATGTGCTTCGGAAGCATATAAGCACCCCCATACGTTCAATTGTTAATTTGAAGGATATAGAAAAAGAGACTATCCAAAAAGCCCTTCAAGAAGCTAGTAGTATAAGTGAAGCGGCTCGGAAGCTCGGTATCACAAGAGCCACCTTATATCGTAAGATGAATCACTGGAATATAAAAATCTGTTCTAAGGTTGATAGAAATTTAAGCTTTTGA
- a CDS encoding tyrosine-type recombinase/integrase has translation MTEKQQFRSVLSVPIEGYIKEKRAVGYKFKKGAQLLKSFDSFVYNLCLKEIHLTKQVVIEWTAHKPNGKTSTQCGRISLMRGLAEYMNRLGYPAFIYPKAMVTVDRYAYIPYIFSSEEMKRILDVCDHYPPNDSTPSRHLALPLLLRILYGCGLRISEALHLTLQDIDFNKGSLYVRNTKFNKERILPMADSLTERCRNYRRNVALGQMGNPYFFPSPFGGHYSESTIYQIFREVLRQAGISHLGRGKGPRIHDLRHTFAVNCLKKWVIEGKDLNNCLPYLSAYLGHEDLRGSQRYLRLTADLYPEITCKIEEFCSHIIPEVVWYETD, from the coding sequence ATGACTGAAAAACAGCAATTTCGGAGTGTTCTTTCCGTTCCAATCGAGGGTTATATCAAAGAAAAGCGGGCTGTGGGCTATAAATTCAAAAAAGGAGCCCAGTTGCTGAAGAGTTTCGACTCCTTTGTCTACAACCTATGCTTAAAGGAAATTCATCTAACAAAGCAAGTCGTTATAGAGTGGACGGCTCACAAGCCAAATGGGAAGACATCTACACAATGTGGAAGGATCTCATTGATGCGGGGGTTGGCAGAATATATGAATCGCCTCGGGTATCCTGCATTCATTTATCCCAAAGCGATGGTTACCGTAGACCGGTATGCTTACATTCCTTACATATTTTCAAGTGAGGAGATGAAGCGAATACTTGATGTATGCGACCACTATCCGCCAAACGACAGTACGCCTAGCCGCCATCTGGCTTTACCTCTTTTATTGCGAATCCTCTACGGATGTGGTCTCAGGATATCTGAGGCATTACATCTAACGCTACAGGACATTGATTTTAACAAAGGATCCTTGTACGTTCGAAATACAAAATTCAATAAAGAAAGAATACTGCCTATGGCAGACAGTCTTACAGAACGATGCCGGAATTATCGTAGGAATGTAGCTCTGGGACAGATGGGAAACCCTTATTTCTTTCCGTCACCATTCGGTGGTCATTATTCCGAGTCAACCATTTACCAGATCTTTAGAGAGGTGCTTCGCCAAGCGGGAATTTCCCATTTAGGCAGAGGAAAAGGTCCTCGCATTCATGATTTGCGACATACCTTCGCCGTAAATTGCTTGAAAAAATGGGTTATAGAAGGAAAGGATCTTAATAATTGCCTCCCTTACCTTTCCGCCTATCTGGGTCATGAAGACCTGCGCGGAAGTCAAAGATATCTTCGGTTAACTGCAGATTTATACCCAGAAATAACATGCAAGATCGAAGAATTCTGTTCACACATCATTCCGGAGGTGGTATGGTATGAAACAGACTGA
- a CDS encoding transposase, translated as MKKLSTKAYLLVFLHAQLQQREGLRVFRNILSWKSLEKMITQMEILIDEKVVMYVFDRGYVDYEKFDRYCDHGIFFATRLKKNAIFRVLESFKVPDNSPILISWGSWEPHEIRMDNVLRLIETTDSEGKIIRFLTNRFDLEAEELGECFGTVLGLESTASQKRRWIPMKVVAS; from the coding sequence GTGAAGAAGCTATCGACTAAAGCCTACCTTCTGGTATTTTTACATGCCCAACTTCAGCAGAGAGAAGGCTTACGTGTTTTCCGGAATATTTTGTCGTGGAAATCGCTGGAAAAAATGATCACACAAATGGAAATTCTCATTGATGAAAAAGTTGTCATGTACGTGTTTGATCGAGGCTACGTCGATTATGAAAAGTTTGATCGGTACTGTGACCATGGTATTTTCTTCGCGACAAGGTTAAAGAAAAACGCGATTTTCAGGGTCTTAGAGTCGTTTAAAGTACCTGACAATTCACCCATTCTGATTTCATGGGGCTCATGGGAACCCCATGAAATCAGAATGGATAATGTCTTAAGATTGATTGAAACCACGGATTCCGAAGGAAAAATCATTCGATTTCTTACGAATCGGTTTGATCTAGAAGCCGAAGAACTTGGAGAGTGTTTTGGGACTGTACTGGGATTGGAAAGTACAGCCTCTCAAAAACGTAGATGGATACCGATGAAAGTGGTCGCCAGTTGA
- a CDS encoding ATP-binding protein produces MPLWQSFYNGKTHLAIGVALEVIDQGHTAFYVSCEDFIEQANEAVEEKKIEKFLRRYTRPTVLILDEVGYAKFDPVSAHMLFQVVSKRYEKGSILLTSNKSYSEWGDMLGDTVLATAILDRLLHHSSVFNIRGDSYRLKEKIRAGVVPTSAAPTT; encoded by the coding sequence TTGCCTTTATGGCAATCTTTCTATAATGGAAAAACCCATTTAGCCATTGGAGTTGCCTTAGAAGTTATTGATCAAGGGCATACTGCTTTTTATGTATCTTGTGAGGACTTCATTGAACAAGCCAATGAAGCCGTTGAGGAGAAAAAGATAGAAAAGTTTCTCCGCCGTTACACCCGGCCAACTGTCCTCATTCTAGATGAGGTAGGATACGCAAAGTTTGATCCCGTGAGTGCCCATATGCTGTTTCAAGTTGTCTCCAAGCGTTATGAAAAAGGGTCTATTCTTCTTACTTCGAATAAGTCCTACAGTGAATGGGGCGACATGCTGGGAGACACCGTGTTAGCTACGGCCATTTTAGATCGGCTGCTACATCATAGTAGTGTATTTAATATTCGCGGTGATTCGTACCGTCTTAAGGAAAAGATCCGCGCCGGGGTGGTCCCCACCTCCGCCGCGCCGACAACATAG
- a CDS encoding MBL fold metallo-hydrolase codes for MSIIKSFSVGNGDMFYIYHNSDNFTIIDCCLSDENKEKIVDEILAELNNKIIKRFISPHPDEDHLCGLEYLDDRIGIINFYCVENEATKEDESLDF; via the coding sequence ATGAGTATCATTAAATCGTTTTCTGTCGGCAATGGAGATATGTTTTATATCTACCATAACTCTGATAATTTCACGATTATAGATTGTTGTCTTTCTGACGAGAACAAAGAGAAGATTGTTGATGAAATTTTAGCAGAGTTAAATAACAAGATAATCAAAAGGTTTATATCGCCTCATCCTGATGAGGATCACCTATGCGGTTTGGAGTATCTTGACGATAGGATCGGGATTATTAATTTTTACTGTGTTGAAAATGAAGCTACAAAAGAAGATGAAAGCCTAGATTTTTAA
- a CDS encoding site-specific integrase, with the protein METMKPIEVLAAEVIEELKQLNYAYNTLCGFRTSFNRICAFARDRNEVYFSEKLGKEYLKEKYGCTADYYLDAIPQKAKQAVRSIRLLGDYQLHGVIIRRIKKKKGYIKPPQFEEVLMEYEKECKNNEYSLRGMRSRLQRLYFFVDYLSMRRVMDVGKITPEIISNYVISIFPNHEKSIAAILTALRVFLRFLYLHGYIDKDLSLSVPRQNKYYYPAVPSTWDPDEVKRMLDAIDRGSPCGKRDYAILLLVAKLGIRVGDIKNLKLYNLNWSAKTITIIQEKTKAEVTYPILHDVGWALIDYLQHARPVCDAPYLFVRLNAPFEAFGGNANLHNIITKYTRRAGIKVPRGKRHGLHSLRHSLASTLLEQGASLAVISEILGHVDSKSTSVYLHTDLNGLKACAIDPEEVFQND; encoded by the coding sequence ATGGAAACTATGAAACCGATTGAGGTGCTCGCGGCGGAGGTCATTGAAGAACTTAAACAATTAAATTACGCATACAACACCCTATGTGGATTCCGGACTTCATTCAACAGGATTTGTGCATTTGCGCGAGATAGAAATGAAGTCTATTTTTCTGAGAAATTAGGAAAGGAGTATTTAAAAGAAAAATACGGCTGTACTGCAGATTATTATCTTGATGCAATACCTCAAAAAGCAAAACAAGCCGTCCGATCGATTCGGCTTCTAGGGGATTACCAGCTCCATGGCGTGATCATTCGTAGAATTAAAAAGAAAAAGGGATACATCAAGCCACCACAGTTTGAGGAAGTTCTAATGGAATACGAGAAAGAATGCAAAAACAATGAATACTCTCTACGTGGAATGCGCAGCAGACTTCAGCGACTATACTTTTTCGTGGATTATTTGTCAATGCGAAGGGTAATGGATGTCGGGAAAATCACACCGGAAATCATCAGTAATTATGTCATAAGCATTTTTCCAAACCATGAAAAAAGTATTGCAGCCATACTGACTGCTCTAAGAGTGTTCTTAAGATTTCTTTACCTTCACGGATACATAGATAAAGACTTATCCCTTAGTGTTCCGAGACAGAATAAATACTATTATCCTGCTGTTCCCTCAACTTGGGATCCGGATGAAGTAAAACGTATGCTGGATGCTATTGATCGAGGTAGTCCCTGCGGAAAGCGAGACTATGCGATCCTTCTTCTTGTTGCAAAGCTAGGAATACGAGTCGGTGATATAAAGAACTTGAAACTTTATAATCTGAACTGGTCTGCTAAAACCATTACCATCATTCAGGAAAAAACAAAAGCTGAAGTTACATACCCCATTCTTCATGATGTCGGCTGGGCACTTATTGATTATCTTCAACATGCAAGGCCTGTGTGCGATGCACCGTACCTATTTGTTCGCTTGAATGCGCCTTTTGAAGCGTTTGGGGGAAACGCCAATCTCCATAATATTATTACAAAATATACCCGTCGGGCCGGAATTAAAGTTCCCCGCGGAAAACGGCATGGGCTTCACTCACTGAGACACTCGTTAGCAAGCACTCTTTTGGAGCAAGGAGCATCTCTTGCGGTTATCTCCGAAATCCTAGGTCATGTGGACTCGAAATCTACTTCGGTGTATCTGCACACGGATCTTAATGGGTTAAAAGCTTGTGCAATTGACCCGGAGGAGGTGTTCCAGAATGACTGA
- a CDS encoding S1 RNA-binding domain-containing protein gives MLKEAQKVIAKVIGFNRRSLVVEIGGITVNVPLEDLSYEWIDELSDKYKVGQELVVRVVELNRKEKHVRVIKRCYLTHGPIVL, from the coding sequence ATGTTAAAAGAAGCTCAGAAGGTGATTGCAAAAGTGATTGGATTTAATCGTAGATCTTTAGTTGTAGAGATTGGTGGAATAACGGTGAACGTACCTCTAGAAGATTTATCATACGAATGGATTGATGAGTTATCTGACAAATATAAAGTAGGTCAAGAGCTAGTTGTCCGTGTCGTAGAACTAAACCGAAAAGAAAAACATGTAAGGGTTATAAAGCGCTGCTACCTAACCCATGGCCCGATTGTGCTCTAA